One Gossypium hirsutum isolate 1008001.06 chromosome A11, Gossypium_hirsutum_v2.1, whole genome shotgun sequence genomic window carries:
- the LOC107960883 gene encoding outer plastidial membrane protein porin isoform X1: MGKDPGLYTEIGKKARDLLYKDYQTDQKFTLTTSSLTGVAITPARTKKGDLFLTDVNSQLKSKNVTTDIKVDTSSNLNTFSDFGTKIDCFLLPKNLLQISSNLFPQIKHSSIRPSSSSPQRISDPLEEGFKLRPIANRGQLVKKFGIDHKMLLHSGTGLGVITVVSFYQYLWLLLRIKTFCSRAVEDN, encoded by the exons ATGGGCAAGGATCCTGGTCTCTACACTGAAATTGGCAAGAAAGCCAGAg ACCTTCTTTACAAGGATTATCAGACTGACCAAAAGTTCACTTTGACCACTAGCTCTCTCACTGGTGTT GCAATTACCCCTGCCAGAACGAAGAAAGGTGATCTTTTCTTGACTGATGTTAATTCCCAGCTGAAGTCTAAGAATGTTACAACTGATATCAAAGTGGACACCAGCTCCAAT CTGAATACATTTTCAGATTTTGGGACCAAAATAGACTGCTTTCTTCTCCCCAAAAATCTGCTCCAGATTTCTTCCAACCTTTTTCCCCAAATCAAGCATTCATCCATCCGCCCTTCATCTTCATCTCCTCAAAG AATTTCAGATCCCTTGGAAGAAGGTTTCAAGCTTCGCCCCATTGCTAATAGAGGCCag CTTGTTAAAAAGTTTGGCATTGATCATAAGATGCTTTTGCATTCTGGGACTGGGTTGGGGGTCATTACAGTGGTTAGTTTTTATCAATATCTTTGGTTACTGTTAAGGATTAAGACCTTTTGTAGTAGAGCTGTGGAAGATAATTAG
- the LOC107960883 gene encoding mitochondrial outer membrane protein porin of 34 kDa isoform X2 produces MGKDPGLYTEIGKKARDLLYKDYQTDQKFTLTTSSLTGVAITPARTKKGDLFLTDVNSQLKSKNVTTDIKVDTSSNLNTFSDFGTKIDCFLLPKNLLQISSNLFPQIKHSSIRPSSSSPQRISDPLEEGFKLRPIANRGQVK; encoded by the exons ATGGGCAAGGATCCTGGTCTCTACACTGAAATTGGCAAGAAAGCCAGAg ACCTTCTTTACAAGGATTATCAGACTGACCAAAAGTTCACTTTGACCACTAGCTCTCTCACTGGTGTT GCAATTACCCCTGCCAGAACGAAGAAAGGTGATCTTTTCTTGACTGATGTTAATTCCCAGCTGAAGTCTAAGAATGTTACAACTGATATCAAAGTGGACACCAGCTCCAAT CTGAATACATTTTCAGATTTTGGGACCAAAATAGACTGCTTTCTTCTCCCCAAAAATCTGCTCCAGATTTCTTCCAACCTTTTTCCCCAAATCAAGCATTCATCCATCCGCCCTTCATCTTCATCTCCTCAAAG AATTTCAGATCCCTTGGAAGAAGGTTTCAAGCTTCGCCCCATTGCTAATAGAGGCCag GTGAAATGA